One part of the Paraglaciecola sp. L3A3 genome encodes these proteins:
- a CDS encoding DUF342 domain-containing protein has translation MLGISLKVDSTDTYLDIEIEPANLESVIDAKLLFNIIKDSEFADFFVFDENVIDLISHYKNAIANNDNSLISQRIGERRDTEIKCIITAGELTAELTLIVGYAGKIPSVDELITILNQAGVTRGVSTKRLQKLVEQLDHSSPGDILFDTVAQGLPPKAGSSSKLQPLVQNALERILTPQAKGNQRVDMRNLGAVICVKKGAELLRRLPPSEGRHGFTVTGAQIKAKPGKWLKFRPGDGTVISDHDENLLIADITGMPKFKASKMWVDDVFICKGVNVGTGNIEYDGAVLVNGDVTENMKIISTGDVTINGFVESAYIQAGGDIIITEGAMGKVNEAMTEYSTTLVAQGSVHIQHGQGLNIKCNGNVSVGRQLAYSQIESKGKVTVGAADKPNGNIFSCNVKCCGQFIAGTVGAVSGSNLSIDFSEGFNRLLERKDTLDDLLKQISQNNHRHMERMNIINSKFVPRDMQSRVDEANQLYQGETQLLNWLHHKAKEMHQAKEKYQANIQMIANKKVYPGVTIKLNNRTWRADREYDRSKVCFADHQWQLEPLTSKM, from the coding sequence ATGCTTGGAATAAGTTTAAAAGTTGATTCTACAGATACCTATTTAGATATTGAAATTGAACCTGCAAATTTAGAATCTGTTATTGACGCAAAACTGCTTTTTAACATTATAAAAGACAGTGAATTTGCTGACTTTTTCGTATTCGATGAAAATGTTATAGATTTGATTAGTCACTACAAAAACGCTATAGCAAACAATGATAATTCCCTCATTTCACAAAGAATCGGTGAAAGACGTGATACAGAAATAAAATGTATTATTACGGCAGGTGAATTAACTGCAGAGTTAACCTTAATAGTTGGTTATGCTGGCAAAATCCCATCTGTCGATGAATTAATAACTATTCTAAATCAAGCTGGAGTAACCAGAGGTGTCAGTACCAAACGATTACAAAAATTAGTCGAACAACTAGACCATTCATCACCTGGCGATATTTTGTTTGATACCGTCGCTCAAGGCTTGCCTCCTAAAGCTGGTAGCTCATCCAAACTGCAACCTTTAGTACAAAATGCATTAGAACGAATATTGACTCCACAAGCTAAAGGTAATCAAAGAGTTGATATGCGCAATTTAGGTGCCGTAATTTGTGTAAAAAAAGGAGCCGAGTTATTACGTAGGCTACCACCTTCAGAAGGACGCCATGGATTTACCGTTACTGGAGCTCAAATCAAAGCAAAACCAGGAAAATGGCTCAAATTTAGACCAGGTGACGGTACTGTAATTAGTGACCATGATGAAAACTTGCTTATTGCTGATATCACAGGTATGCCTAAATTTAAGGCATCCAAAATGTGGGTTGATGATGTATTCATCTGTAAAGGCGTCAATGTAGGCACTGGCAATATAGAATATGATGGAGCGGTACTTGTTAATGGTGATGTCACTGAAAATATGAAAATAATCTCCACTGGAGATGTCACAATTAACGGTTTTGTTGAATCGGCATATATTCAGGCTGGGGGTGATATTATTATCACTGAAGGAGCTATGGGAAAGGTGAATGAAGCCATGACAGAATATAGCACTACCCTAGTAGCTCAAGGCAGCGTACACATTCAACATGGCCAAGGCTTAAACATTAAATGTAATGGTAATGTCTCTGTCGGTCGTCAATTAGCATACAGCCAAATTGAATCAAAAGGTAAAGTCACAGTAGGTGCTGCAGATAAGCCAAATGGTAATATTTTTTCTTGTAATGTAAAATGTTGTGGCCAATTTATAGCTGGCACTGTAGGCGCGGTTTCTGGTAGTAACTTGAGTATTGATTTTAGCGAAGGCTTTAATCGTTTATTAGAACGCAAAGATACTTTAGATGATTTATTAAAACAAATTTCACAAAATAACCACAGGCATATGGAAAGAATGAATATCATTAATTCCAAATTTGTTCCCAGAGATATGCAAAGCCGAGTTGATGAAGCTAATCAGTTATATCAAGGAGAAACCCAACTGTTAAATTGGTTACACCACAAAGCCAAAGAAATGCATCAGGCTAAAGAAAAATATCAAGCTAATATTCAAATGATTGCCAACAAAAAGGTATATCCTGGGGTGACAATTAAACTGAATAATAGAACTTGGCGAGCCGATAGAGAGTATGACCGCTCAAAAGTTTGTTTTGCAGACCATCAATGGCAGTTAGAACCACTGACCTCAAAAATGTAA
- the sbcB gene encoding exodeoxyribonuclease I, translating into MTNKNTASIFWHDYETWGANPQKDMPCQFAGIRTDLELNIIDEPLMMFSQIASDCLPNPYACLVTGITPQKTLREGLIERDFIAKIHHEFSKENTCVAGYNNIRFDDEITRYTLYRNFYDPYAREWQNGNSRWDIIDLARACYALRPEGIEWPLKESGQPSFKLEDLTKANNVEHQDAHDAMSDVYATIAIAKLIKQAQPKLYDYIFTLRNKKKVLELINCEQLTPLVHVSSKISSEHGCCTWIVPIGFHPTNKNAVIVLNLAQDPSPLFNLDPEQVRDKLYTPSNMLEEGEERLPIKLIHINKCPVLAPAKTLTTDNAERLNIDRQACLDNLQKIKNNPSLLTKLQEVYTDNHDREPLDADYALYTGGFFSSADKYLMQQVVTANLQELTELTLPFEDERLNTLLFRYRARNFPQCLNQTETEKWQRYRQFKLTDESSNASIKLTEYLQLLEQLSIEHKNNPEKLELLKTLYIYANNL; encoded by the coding sequence ATGACAAATAAAAATACTGCAAGCATCTTTTGGCACGATTACGAAACGTGGGGAGCAAACCCACAAAAAGATATGCCATGTCAATTTGCTGGTATTAGAACCGACCTAGAGCTAAACATCATAGATGAACCATTAATGATGTTTAGCCAAATTGCTAGCGATTGTTTGCCTAATCCATATGCCTGTTTAGTGACAGGTATTACCCCGCAGAAAACCTTGCGAGAGGGACTAATCGAACGAGATTTCATTGCTAAAATCCATCATGAATTCTCCAAAGAAAACACCTGTGTAGCGGGTTATAACAACATTCGTTTTGACGATGAAATTACTCGTTATACCTTGTATCGAAACTTTTACGACCCCTATGCTAGAGAATGGCAAAACGGTAATAGTCGTTGGGATATTATTGATTTGGCTAGAGCCTGTTATGCACTTCGACCAGAAGGTATTGAGTGGCCATTGAAAGAATCTGGTCAACCGAGCTTTAAGCTTGAGGATTTAACCAAGGCTAACAATGTCGAGCATCAAGATGCTCATGATGCGATGTCTGACGTTTATGCAACTATTGCTATCGCTAAACTCATCAAACAAGCCCAACCTAAATTATATGACTACATCTTTACTTTAAGAAACAAGAAAAAAGTACTTGAGTTAATCAACTGCGAGCAACTTACCCCTTTAGTACACGTCTCTTCTAAAATATCTTCTGAACATGGCTGTTGTACTTGGATCGTGCCTATTGGCTTTCATCCAACCAATAAAAATGCAGTAATTGTATTAAATTTAGCTCAAGATCCATCTCCTCTATTTAATCTGGATCCTGAACAAGTCAGAGATAAATTATACACACCAAGCAATATGTTGGAAGAAGGTGAAGAAAGGCTGCCAATTAAGTTGATTCATATTAATAAATGCCCAGTATTAGCGCCTGCGAAAACACTGACCACAGATAATGCTGAACGTTTAAACATTGATAGACAAGCTTGTTTAGATAATTTACAAAAGATAAAAAACAATCCCTCATTGTTAACCAAACTGCAAGAGGTATATACTGATAATCATGACCGAGAGCCTCTCGATGCTGATTATGCTTTATATACTGGAGGCTTTTTTTCATCAGCAGACAAGTATTTAATGCAACAAGTTGTTACAGCAAATTTACAAGAATTAACAGAACTAACCCTACCCTTTGAAGATGAACGCTTAAACACCTTATTATTTAGATATAGAGCAAGAAACTTTCCTCAGTGTTTAAATCAAACTGAAACAGAAAAGTGGCAAAGATATCGGCAATTCAAATTAACAGATGAATCATCAAATGCCAGTATAAAACTGACTGAATACCTTCAATTACTTGAGCAACTAAGTATTGAACACAAAAACAATCCAGAAAAATTAGAGCTACTCAAAACCCTTTACATATATGCCAATAACCTTTAA
- a CDS encoding 3-dehydroquinate synthase → MSLENNSSMQVITQEFTLNYQYSVLFTRNCFDLQDNTLINLIDNLTESPKLLAILDEGVDQANPDLAVRIEQYCEHHNIESLPSMIVPAGEDCKNDETVIDDIYHAVEKFQIDRHSYILVIGGGAVVDAVGFAAATAHRGIRLIRMPSTVLGQNDAGVGVKNAVNYHKRKNFVGTFAPPFAVVNDFDLLNTLSARDKRAGIAEAVKVALIKDPTFFAELYQSRFALAEFEEKASQHMIIQCAQLHLDHIATSGDPFELGSARPLDFGHWSAHKLEELTANEIRHGEAVAIGIALDTIYSSLKGHLSVDKKDQVINLLVDVGFVLNHAVLEKLNIVKALAEFKEHLGGNLCITLLSDIGSGFEVNEIDEKIMSQALQQLMTIGSC, encoded by the coding sequence ATGTCATTAGAAAATAATTCATCTATGCAGGTAATCACGCAAGAATTCACCTTAAATTATCAATATTCCGTTTTGTTTACGCGCAATTGTTTTGATCTTCAAGACAATACTCTAATAAATTTAATCGATAATTTAACTGAGTCACCTAAGTTATTAGCCATATTAGATGAAGGTGTTGATCAAGCTAATCCCGATTTAGCCGTCAGGATTGAACAATATTGTGAACATCATAATATTGAAAGCTTACCGAGTATGATTGTACCGGCTGGGGAAGATTGTAAAAATGATGAAACTGTTATTGACGATATTTATCATGCAGTAGAAAAGTTTCAAATAGATCGTCATTCTTATATTCTAGTTATTGGCGGCGGCGCGGTAGTCGACGCTGTCGGTTTTGCTGCCGCAACGGCTCATCGTGGAATTCGTTTAATCAGAATGCCGTCTACAGTATTGGGACAAAATGATGCTGGTGTTGGGGTGAAAAACGCAGTGAATTATCACAAGCGTAAAAACTTTGTTGGCACTTTTGCACCACCTTTTGCTGTAGTGAATGATTTTGATTTGTTAAATACCTTAAGCGCAAGGGACAAAAGAGCAGGCATAGCTGAAGCGGTAAAAGTGGCGTTAATTAAAGATCCTACTTTTTTTGCTGAACTTTACCAAAGCCGTTTTGCCTTAGCTGAATTTGAGGAAAAAGCCTCACAACATATGATTATCCAGTGTGCACAATTACATTTAGATCATATTGCTACTTCTGGTGACCCCTTTGAGTTAGGTTCAGCTAGACCTTTGGATTTTGGTCATTGGTCAGCCCATAAATTAGAAGAATTAACGGCGAATGAAATACGCCATGGTGAAGCTGTGGCTATTGGCATTGCTCTTGATACTATTTATTCTTCTTTAAAAGGACACTTGTCTGTAGATAAAAAAGACCAAGTGATTAATTTGTTAGTAGATGTTGGTTTTGTACTTAATCATGCTGTGTTAGAAAAATTGAACATTGTCAAAGCACTTGCTGAGTTTAAGGAACACTTAGGTGGTAACTTATGTATCACCTTGTTAAGTGATATTGGCAGTGGATTTGAAGTGAATGAAATAGATGAAAAAATTATGAGCCAAGCTTTGCAGCAATTAATGACAATTGGTAGTTGTTAG
- a CDS encoding UbiA family prenyltransferase encodes MAKLVNYLKLVRAPAGFTALSNIIAASVIMSAGHLSINVLYLLVASVCFYFAGMTLNDCFDYAEDLAERPSRPIPSGDISIKQAWLLGTGLMALGLIMAFLHNSISGYVGIALCLSILVYNGWLKEGLLGSFCMASCRYINWLLGASFVALSAKSYLIAVPIFAYITGLTYLSKQETTAQNKNAIWLCALALVIVLLSCLYLIQFEFDLAGVHKWIALALVVIWLALMFNKLKQVLQHFCPENIQKMIVFMVIGVIPLDALLVAISGHYIFALVILALLPPCRILNKRLNAIT; translated from the coding sequence ATGGCTAAATTAGTCAATTATCTAAAATTAGTTCGAGCACCAGCAGGATTTACAGCACTTTCTAACATCATAGCTGCGTCTGTGATCATGTCTGCTGGGCATCTAAGTATAAATGTTTTATATTTATTGGTCGCCAGTGTTTGTTTTTATTTTGCTGGTATGACTTTAAACGATTGTTTTGATTATGCTGAAGATTTAGCCGAACGTCCTTCAAGACCTATTCCCAGTGGCGATATATCAATAAAACAAGCTTGGTTATTAGGTACTGGTTTGATGGCACTAGGTTTAATTATGGCTTTCTTACATAACAGTATATCTGGTTATGTGGGTATTGCTCTATGTCTCTCTATATTGGTTTATAATGGTTGGTTAAAAGAAGGACTTTTGGGTTCTTTTTGTATGGCATCTTGCCGTTATATTAATTGGTTGTTGGGTGCCAGTTTTGTTGCCTTATCAGCTAAGAGTTATCTAATTGCTGTACCGATCTTTGCCTATATCACAGGGTTAACCTATCTAAGCAAACAAGAAACTACAGCTCAAAACAAAAATGCAATTTGGTTATGTGCGTTGGCTTTAGTGATTGTTTTGTTGTCTTGTTTGTACTTAATTCAATTTGAATTTGATCTAGCTGGTGTCCACAAATGGATTGCATTGGCATTAGTGGTAATATGGCTTGCTCTGATGTTTAATAAATTAAAACAAGTGTTACAACATTTTTGTCCTGAGAATATTCAAAAAATGATTGTTTTTATGGTCATTGGTGTTATCCCATTAGATGCACTTTTGGTCGCAATTTCAGGGCATTATATCTTTGCTTTAGTGATTCTCGCTTTGCTGCCTCCTTGCCGCATTTTAAATAAACGCTTAAACGCTATAACTTGA
- a CDS encoding EboA domain-containing protein produces MYLTQLTDLISANLSANEQLWFDNAMSSLQLSTDPINDLLDISVVVKRKIQSINQIENILLTTTEVSDLLRIALLLQVLTSHNELSVSTVVKGYYQAGDSSEKAAILRGLNLIDSKGEAVAIAVRAGRCNSLDEFTALALNNSYASEHFEDLNFNQLVLKTLFLGLHIDTLLGLNKRLSAQLSNMCFSYVVEQALAERVPSATIWLAIRYSDLTSEHENIFVQYVKHFASRDNQHAAAIKSLIVKQSLSFLNEEL; encoded by the coding sequence ATGTATTTAACCCAACTTACCGATCTTATTTCCGCCAATTTATCAGCAAATGAGCAGCTTTGGTTTGACAATGCCATGAGTAGTCTTCAGCTAAGTACCGATCCTATTAATGATCTACTGGATATTTCTGTGGTGGTTAAACGTAAAATTCAATCAATTAATCAGATTGAAAATATTTTGTTGACCACTACCGAAGTAAGTGATTTGTTGCGTATAGCTTTATTGTTACAGGTACTCACCAGTCATAATGAGCTAAGTGTCAGTACTGTAGTTAAAGGTTATTATCAAGCCGGGGATAGCAGTGAAAAGGCTGCTATTTTGCGAGGCCTTAATTTGATTGATTCAAAAGGAGAAGCGGTTGCCATTGCTGTAAGGGCAGGGCGCTGCAATAGTTTAGATGAATTTACTGCACTTGCTTTGAATAATTCTTATGCTAGTGAACATTTTGAAGATTTAAATTTCAATCAATTGGTACTTAAAACTTTATTTTTAGGTTTACATATTGATACATTGTTAGGCTTGAATAAAAGATTGTCGGCTCAATTATCTAATATGTGTTTTTCTTATGTGGTTGAACAAGCTTTAGCAGAACGAGTACCTTCAGCCACTATTTGGCTAGCTATTCGTTACTCAGACCTTACGTCTGAACATGAGAATATTTTTGTGCAATATGTTAAACATTTTGCAAGTAGAGACAACCAACATGCCGCTGCGATTAAAAGTTTAATTGTTAAGCAGTCTCTGTCGTTTTTAAATGAAGAATTATAA
- a CDS encoding TatD family hydrolase, protein MMKYFDPHIHMLARTTDDYENMAAAGIIGVIEPAFWLGQPRTQVGSFIDYFDTLIGWEHFRASQFGIMHFCTMGLNPKESNDVELAEAVMKILPRYCQKDNVVGVGEIGYDDITPEEDRFLAEQLQMAKELNLPVLIHTPHRDKVSGTRRTLDVIKESGIAEEMVLVDHLTEQTLPLVLETDCWRGHSIYPNTKMSEPRMVKLLQEYGTDKMIINSAADWGVSDPLKVPKTAQAMLDDGFSEADVEKVTFNNPINFFAQSGRISLEMVKKPLIDQTKTFEDNKVLRGQEPIVEKG, encoded by the coding sequence ATGATGAAATATTTTGACCCACATATTCATATGCTGGCACGGACCACTGATGATTACGAAAATATGGCCGCCGCCGGTATTATTGGTGTAATCGAACCTGCTTTTTGGTTAGGTCAACCTCGTACTCAAGTTGGATCATTTATTGATTATTTTGATACCTTAATTGGTTGGGAACATTTTCGCGCGTCACAATTTGGCATCATGCATTTTTGTACTATGGGCTTAAACCCAAAAGAATCAAATGATGTAGAGCTAGCTGAAGCGGTAATGAAAATATTACCTCGTTATTGTCAAAAAGATAATGTGGTTGGTGTCGGTGAAATTGGCTATGACGATATCACACCTGAAGAAGATAGATTTTTAGCTGAACAATTACAAATGGCTAAAGAGTTGAACTTGCCAGTATTAATTCATACCCCACACAGAGACAAAGTATCGGGTACCAGAAGGACCTTAGATGTAATTAAGGAAAGTGGTATTGCAGAAGAAATGGTTTTAGTTGACCATTTAACCGAACAAACTTTACCGTTAGTGCTAGAAACTGATTGTTGGCGTGGGCATAGTATTTATCCGAATACTAAAATGTCTGAGCCTCGTATGGTGAAGTTATTGCAAGAATATGGCACTGATAAAATGATTATCAATAGTGCTGCTGACTGGGGCGTAAGTGATCCTTTGAAGGTTCCTAAAACAGCACAAGCTATGCTTGATGATGGTTTTAGCGAAGCTGACGTAGAAAAGGTGACTTTCAATAATCCGATTAATTTCTTTGCTCAAAGTGGTCGAATTTCTCTAGAAATGGTTAAAAAGCCTCTGATTGACCAAACTAAAACCTTTGAAGATAACAAGGTCTTACGTGGTCAAGAACCCATAGTAGAAAAAGGCTAA
- the eboE gene encoding metabolite traffic protein EboE — MTYSLNNLAYCSNVHPGEDVEAVIQNIQTHFVAVKQRRNLQDMASGLWLSYKAANALRAKPALFNRFKQVLKESGLRLTSLNGFPFGDFHQAVVKQNVYLPTWADRQRLEYTQSLAEILASCLPSDENKGAISTLPLAYAADWSDAQQQMAISQFIHLANFLAELEQQTNKQIVICIEMEPDCVLQHTEQLTGFFIQQLLPAAEQIGVTKETILRYIGCCYDTCHQAVMGENITESLQQITYSGIQIGKIQISNAIQANIDSIEQVQQLTELFADKKFLHQTKVFINNELVEELADLSFEQLEQARERKTNEDLHSITATIHYHIPVNQNAADLPLSFVSATQGAILQTLDFLQTHQQYRPFLEIETYTWLNFLQQEIDKNASLHAGFAAEFSWLEQALLQRNML; from the coding sequence ATGACATATTCGTTAAATAATCTGGCCTATTGCAGTAATGTGCATCCTGGGGAAGATGTTGAAGCTGTCATCCAGAATATCCAAACACATTTTGTCGCTGTAAAACAGCGACGAAATCTGCAAGATATGGCTTCAGGGCTATGGTTGTCTTATAAAGCGGCTAATGCCTTACGAGCAAAACCAGCCTTATTTAATCGTTTTAAACAGGTGTTAAAAGAAAGTGGCTTACGTTTAACCAGCTTAAATGGTTTTCCATTCGGTGATTTTCACCAAGCGGTTGTTAAACAAAATGTTTATTTGCCTACTTGGGCTGATAGACAAAGACTTGAATATACGCAGTCTTTAGCTGAAATTTTGGCCAGTTGTTTGCCTAGTGATGAAAACAAAGGAGCTATTTCAACTTTGCCTTTAGCCTATGCTGCTGATTGGTCTGACGCTCAGCAACAAATGGCAATATCTCAGTTTATTCACTTGGCTAATTTTTTAGCGGAGCTAGAACAACAAACCAATAAACAAATTGTTATTTGTATTGAAATGGAACCCGATTGTGTTTTACAACACACTGAACAGTTAACCGGTTTTTTTATTCAACAATTATTACCTGCTGCTGAGCAAATAGGTGTGACTAAAGAGACCATTTTACGTTACATCGGTTGTTGTTATGACACTTGCCATCAAGCTGTTATGGGCGAAAACATCACTGAGTCTTTACAACAAATTACCTACAGTGGTATTCAGATTGGTAAAATTCAAATCTCTAATGCTATACAAGCTAATATCGATTCGATAGAGCAGGTTCAGCAGTTAACAGAATTGTTTGCTGATAAAAAGTTTCTTCATCAAACCAAAGTGTTTATCAACAATGAATTAGTTGAAGAATTAGCGGATTTAAGCTTTGAGCAATTAGAGCAAGCTAGAGAACGTAAAACGAATGAAGATCTTCATTCTATTACAGCGACCATTCATTATCATATACCAGTGAATCAAAACGCGGCGGATTTACCTTTATCATTTGTTTCTGCTACCCAAGGTGCCATTTTACAAACTCTGGATTTTTTACAAACTCATCAGCAATATCGTCCATTCTTGGAAATTGAAACTTATACATGGCTGAATTTTTTGCAACAAGAAATTGATAAAAATGCCAGTTTACACGCAGGTTTTGCCGCAGAATTTAGTTGGTTAGAGCAAGCTTTATTACAGCGCAATATGCTGTAA
- a CDS encoding alkaline phosphatase family protein, with product MSSPLVILNVVGLSPYMIGDNTPNINRLLNQGYQNQALGVEFPAVTTTAQSAMVTGKQAKEHGIVGNGWYFHELAEVGFWKQANQLVQSEKVWDVLKRNKPELKVSKLFWWYNMYANVDNSMTPRPHYLADGNKIFDLYSSPTGLHQQIETEIGKFPFFSFWGPKAGIAASQWIADAASIEFKLNKPDLQLVYLPHLDYCLQKFGPNGDSIPNEIQAIDKIIGEMVNRYSDDTEFMIVSEYGITAVDKPVHINKILREKDYIKVRETLVDSGAYKNKTIENMDCAASIAFAVADHQCAHVYVNDKTQLASIKDLLLNTDGIEQVLDKQEQQKYGLEHSRSGDLVAISQANAWFTYYFWLDDNKAPEFARTVDIHRKVGYDPVEMFVDPKFKLPLWQVAKRVIKKKFGFRYLMDVIPLDPSLVKGSHGRITDDANKGAILISKAEKVEQGKQYQQTDVFQLILSHFK from the coding sequence ATGTCTTCTCCATTAGTGATTTTAAATGTTGTTGGCCTTAGCCCTTATATGATTGGGGATAACACCCCAAATATTAATCGACTACTTAACCAAGGTTATCAAAATCAAGCTCTAGGTGTTGAGTTTCCTGCTGTCACTACCACTGCACAATCAGCTATGGTCACAGGCAAACAAGCGAAAGAGCACGGCATAGTGGGCAATGGATGGTATTTTCATGAACTTGCTGAAGTAGGGTTTTGGAAACAAGCTAACCAATTAGTGCAAAGCGAAAAAGTTTGGGATGTGCTAAAACGAAACAAACCTGAATTAAAAGTATCTAAATTATTTTGGTGGTACAACATGTACGCCAATGTCGATAATAGTATGACACCTAGGCCTCATTATTTGGCTGATGGGAATAAAATATTCGATCTTTACTCATCACCCACGGGTTTACACCAACAAATAGAAACAGAAATTGGTAAATTTCCATTTTTTAGTTTTTGGGGACCTAAAGCCGGTATTGCTGCTAGTCAATGGATAGCCGATGCAGCTAGCATAGAATTTAAGTTAAATAAGCCTGATCTACAATTAGTCTATTTACCTCATCTAGATTATTGCTTACAAAAGTTTGGCCCTAATGGCGACAGTATTCCTAATGAAATTCAAGCGATAGATAAAATTATTGGTGAAATGGTTAATCGATATTCTGATGACACTGAATTTATGATTGTTTCAGAATACGGGATTACCGCAGTAGATAAACCTGTTCATATCAACAAAATATTACGTGAAAAAGATTACATTAAAGTACGTGAGACCTTAGTTGACAGTGGGGCATATAAAAATAAAACCATCGAAAATATGGATTGTGCTGCTTCAATTGCTTTTGCTGTTGCCGATCATCAATGTGCACACGTATACGTGAATGATAAAACTCAGTTAGCAAGCATTAAAGATTTACTACTGAATACTGACGGCATTGAGCAAGTATTAGATAAACAAGAACAACAAAAATATGGTCTAGAACACAGTCGTAGTGGAGACTTAGTGGCGATTAGCCAAGCTAACGCCTGGTTTACCTATTACTTCTGGTTAGACGACAACAAAGCACCAGAATTTGCTCGCACAGTAGATATTCATCGAAAAGTAGGTTATGACCCAGTAGAAATGTTTGTGGATCCAAAGTTTAAATTACCATTATGGCAAGTGGCTAAACGGGTAATAAAGAAAAAATTTGGCTTTAGATACTTGATGGACGTGATCCCCCTTGATCCTAGCCTTGTAAAAGGTAGTCATGGACGTATTACAGATGATGCGAATAAAGGTGCAATATTGATT